In the genome of Acidobacteriota bacterium, the window TCGCGTTCAACTTCCCGGACCGATCCGTGGACCGCCTCGCGTTCCTCTACCCCGACCCCTGGCCCAAGGCGGGGCACGCCGCCCGCCGGTGGCACCTCCACCCCTTCGTCATGACCCTGGTCCGGGTGCTGAGGCCCGGGGGGAGCATCCTCGTGGCCTCCGACCGCGAGGGGTACGTGCGGGAAGCGGCGGCGGTCTACACCCTCCTCGGGCTGGCGGTGAGACGGCTCGGGCCCGTCCCCGCCGGCAGCCGCCGCAGCCACTTCGAGGTGAAGTACCTGGCGAGGGGGATGACCCTCCACGAAGCCCGGCTGGTGAAACCGGGGCCGGGGTAAAAGAGCCCCCCCGCCCCTTCCCCGGCCTGGCGAAAGGGCCAAAGGACCTAAAGGACCTAAAGGACCTAAAGAACCTAAAGGACGCAAAAGACGGGCAGCGCGAAAGCTTGACCTCTTCTCTTCGAGGTGCGAGCCGTCCTTTGGGTCCTTTATGTCCTTTAGGTCCTTTTGTCCTTTGATCGCCCCGCCTTGGGAGGTGCAGACATCCTGTCGCGGGGCCGTGCCCCCCCGCCTTCCCGCCGCGCCGGCCGGGGTTCGGGCTGCCGCCCCGAAAATTCCGCAAGCTCCGCCCCGCGATTTCGTCGTTGAAATTTGAGATCGGCCGGTTAGAATCTACGGCAACGATCCGAGGAGAGACACCATGGTCAAGAAGCTGTTCCTGCTGTCGTCGCTGGTGCTCTGGTTCACGGGCGCCCTGGTGGCCCAGGACGGGGAGCCCGTGCTCCTGGTGAAGGTCAAGGAGGCCCCCGAACCCCTGTCCGTCACCCAACTGAAGGTGGAGGTCCTCGTCTACGGCTTCCTCGCGGAAACCCGCATGATGATCACCTTCTACAACCCGCACGGCCGCGTCCTGGAGGGGGACCTCCAGTTCCCGCTGCCCGAGGGGGCCTTCGTGAGCGGCTACGCCCTGGACGTCAACGGGGTGATGGTTGACGGCGTGGCGGTGGACCGGGAGAAGGGCCGGGTGACCTTTGAAAAGGAGGTCCGCAAGGGCGTCGACCCCGGTCTCATGGAGTGGACGAAGGGGAACAACTTCCGGACGCGGGTCTACCCGATCCCGGCGAAGGGGACGCGGACGGTGATGGTACGCTACCTCTCGGAGACGGTCACGGCGGGCGGCCGGACCACTTACCTTCTGCCGCTGAAGCACAAGGCGCCGGTCAAGGCTTTCTCCCTCCGGGTGGAAGTGGTGAAGCCGGCGGCGGAGCCGCGGATCGTGAAGGGCCGCCTCGGTTCTTTGCAGTTCGCGCCCTGGCGCGAGAGCTTCGTGGCGGAAGCGAGCCTGGAGAACGCGGTGCCGGCGGAGGACCTGGAGATCGAGCTGCCGAAGGCCCAGACGAAGCGCGTGCAGGTGCAGAAGGGGTCCGACGGCCACACCTGGTTCTGCGTGAGCGACGTCCCCCCCGTGCCGAAGGCGTCGGAGGGCGCCCCACGGCACCCGAAACGCGTCGGGGTCTTCTGGGACGCCTCGGGGTCCCGGGAGGGGGCCCACGAGCGGGAACTGGGGCTGCTCAAAGCCTTCTTCGCCGCCCACGCCGAGGCGCCGGTCACCGTGGACCTGGTCTTCTTCCGCAACGAGGCCGAGGAGGCCCGGACCTTCACAGTGGAAAAGGGCGCGGCGGACGCGCTGCTGGCGGCGCGGCGGGAGGCGGTCTACGACGGCGGGACGCGGACGAGCGCCCTGGCGCCCTTCCCGGAGAGCCGGCGGCCGGATTTCTACCTGCTCTTCACCGACGGCTTGTCCAACTTCGGGAAGGCGGAGCCGCCCGCGTTCGACGCGCCGGTGTACGCGCTGACGGAGGACGTCCGGGCGGACCACCCGTTCCTGCGGCAGCTGGCGCTGAAAACGGGGGGCGACTACTTCAACCTGAAACAGGTGACCGACGCGGAGGCCCTCCGGGGGATCGGCAGCGAGACCTTCGGTTTCCTCCGGGCCGAGGTGTCCGGCGGCGGGGTCGCCGAGCCCTATCCGCAGGCGGTGACCCCCGTCCACGGGCGCTTCACCCTGGTGGGGCGCCTGTCGACGCCGTCGGCGACGGTGACGCTGTGCTTCGGCGCCGGCGGCCGCGTCACGCACCGGGAGACCGTGGAGGTTTCCGCCGCGGACGCTGCGGACGGTGACCTGCTGATGACCTTCTGGGCCCAGCGGAAGGTGGCGGAGCTGACGGTGGCGGCGAAGAAGAACGCGCGGCTCATCGCCGAGACGGGGAAGCGCTACGGCCTGGTGACGCCCGAGACCTCCCTGATCGTGCTGGAGCGGCTGGAACAGTACGTGGAGCACGGCATCGCCCCGCCGAAGTCCCTCCCCGCGATGCGGACGGAATTCGAGCGGCTGGTGGAGCAGAAGCGCCAGGCCGGCGAGCGGGAGCGCGAGGAGAAGGTCAACCACATCGTGGCCCTGTGGAAGGCCCGGGTCACCTGGTGGGAGACCGAGTTCAAGGTCCCCGCGAACTTCCGCTTCACCGACGCCGAGCGGGCGGACGACGGCACGCCGGAACCGTCTGCGTCGCGGTCGGAGGCCGCCATGGCGATGCCCTCGGTCGCACCGCCCGCGCCGGCCCCCCGGGAGGCGGAGGAGCGCGTGGTGGTGGCGTCGGCCGACGCCACCGCCGGAATGGGCGCGTTCGACAAGAAGGACAAGGAGAAGGCCGCCGGCCCGGCGGGGCCCGCCATCGCCGTGGCGCCCTGGGACCCGGACACGCCGTACCTCAAGGTCCTCAAGGCGGCAAAGCCGGAAGCGGCCTACACCGCCTACCTGGCCGAGCGGAAGAAGCACCGGCAGTCCCCGGCCTTCTTCCTGGACTGCGCCGAGTTCTTCTTCCGGGCGAAGCAGGCCGGCCTGGCCGTCCGGGTGCTTTCCAACGTGGCGGAGCTGGAACTGGAGAACGCCGCCCTGCTGCGGGTCATGGCCCACCGGCTGGCCCAGGCGGACCTCCTGGAGGACGCCGCGGACACCTTCGAGGAGGTCCTGCGCATCCGGCCCGAGGAACCGCAGTCCTGGCGCGACCTGGGGCTGGTGCTGGGGCGGCTGAAGCGCTACCCCCGGGCGATGGAGCTGCTCAACCACGTGGTCATGAACCGCTGGGACCGCTTCGACGAGATCGAGGTCATCACCCTGATGGAACTCAACGCCATGATCCCGAAGGCGAAGGCGGCGGGCGTCGACGCGATTCCCCTGGACGGCCGACTGGTGAAGCTGCTGGACGTGGACGTGCGCATCGTCCTCACCTGGGACGCCGACCTCACCGACATGGACCTGTGGGTCACCGAGCCCTCGGGGGAGAAGGCCATGTACAGCAACAACCGGACGCGGATCGGCGGCCTGGTTTCCCGCGATTTCACCCAGGGGTACGGCCCCGAGGAGTACTGCCTGCACAAGGCCATGCACGGGACTTACGTCATCGAGGCCAACTACTACGGCAACCGGGCCCAGACGCTGCAGGGGGCGGTGACGCTCCAGGTGGACGTGTACACCGACTACGGCCGGCCCACGGAGAAGCGCAAGTCACTCACCCTGCGCCTCGAGCAGGCGAAGGAGACCCTCAAGGTCGGCCAGATCGAGTTCTGAAGCCAGGACCAGAACAGGAAATTTGAAATCTGAGATCTGAAATCTAAGACCCGAAACCTAACCCGGATAAACCGGAAAGAAACCACGGATGGACACGGATGGGCATGGATCATCCGGACGCTCCAGAATAGAAAAAACTGGCGTTCTCGACCTCTCGCAAAGGCGCAAAGCCGGCAAGCCTCGCAAAGCCGGAAGCGGAAAAGGGGGATTCCCTTGCGAGGCTCTGCATCCTGGCGCCTTTGCGAGAGCTTCAGGAGCACAGAACGCCCACCTCGGCAACGGGTGGGTGTCCTGGCCCTGAATCTTTTGTTCCGTGCGGATCGTGCCCGCCACCCCTATGCCCCGTGCGGATCGTGGCCTTTCGTGTCTTCACCGCGCCGGGGTCGTGTACGCCGCGTCCCCACCCTGT includes:
- a CDS encoding DUF2135 domain-containing protein — translated: MVKKLFLLSSLVLWFTGALVAQDGEPVLLVKVKEAPEPLSVTQLKVEVLVYGFLAETRMMITFYNPHGRVLEGDLQFPLPEGAFVSGYALDVNGVMVDGVAVDREKGRVTFEKEVRKGVDPGLMEWTKGNNFRTRVYPIPAKGTRTVMVRYLSETVTAGGRTTYLLPLKHKAPVKAFSLRVEVVKPAAEPRIVKGRLGSLQFAPWRESFVAEASLENAVPAEDLEIELPKAQTKRVQVQKGSDGHTWFCVSDVPPVPKASEGAPRHPKRVGVFWDASGSREGAHERELGLLKAFFAAHAEAPVTVDLVFFRNEAEEARTFTVEKGAADALLAARREAVYDGGTRTSALAPFPESRRPDFYLLFTDGLSNFGKAEPPAFDAPVYALTEDVRADHPFLRQLALKTGGDYFNLKQVTDAEALRGIGSETFGFLRAEVSGGGVAEPYPQAVTPVHGRFTLVGRLSTPSATVTLCFGAGGRVTHRETVEVSAADAADGDLLMTFWAQRKVAELTVAAKKNARLIAETGKRYGLVTPETSLIVLERLEQYVEHGIAPPKSLPAMRTEFERLVEQKRQAGEREREEKVNHIVALWKARVTWWETEFKVPANFRFTDAERADDGTPEPSASRSEAAMAMPSVAPPAPAPREAEERVVVASADATAGMGAFDKKDKEKAAGPAGPAIAVAPWDPDTPYLKVLKAAKPEAAYTAYLAERKKHRQSPAFFLDCAEFFFRAKQAGLAVRVLSNVAELELENAALLRVMAHRLAQADLLEDAADTFEEVLRIRPEEPQSWRDLGLVLGRLKRYPRAMELLNHVVMNRWDRFDEIEVITLMELNAMIPKAKAAGVDAIPLDGRLVKLLDVDVRIVLTWDADLTDMDLWVTEPSGEKAMYSNNRTRIGGLVSRDFTQGYGPEEYCLHKAMHGTYVIEANYYGNRAQTLQGAVTLQVDVYTDYGRPTEKRKSLTLRLEQAKETLKVGQIEF